The sequence TGGATTACTGTACAATCAGAATGAATACAGTCTTTTTGCATTGTATTATCCAATCAAATTAAACAATTCCCATGCAAGGTTAATGTAAAATAtcaattttgatttatttaacTCAATGAAGGACTGAATAACGAATTTGCAACAGTGCAATTATGACTTTGTTGTCATTTTATTGCATCAACAAAGCTAAAAGTGGGAGCAAAAAAAGAATCAAGCTAATGTTAGCCAATTAATGCATAATACATTCTTTTAACCTTCTGCTATTTTAATGGATGTGTACTTCCAATTAATATTTCATTAAACTCCCTTTATTATTAAGATAGCTAATATCTCCACAAGGATATCTGGGAAGTGATGAGAGAACATTTAAGAGCTTGCCTTCTAATAGCTAACATCTGTACAGTAATCCATGAATTTTCATTCTAGGTGAATGCTGGAGATGTTAAACCCAGGACGATGCCTGAGGAACTCCTTCTGTGATGTCTTAGGTTAAGTGTTTCCTTGAAGTCATTTTATCACTGGAGTTCAGCTCTATTGTCCATGGTGCACCAAGAGATTTGGAGCTAAGTAATGCCAGCAGAATCAAAGCAACCCAGTTATTGGAGtacagtgatacagcatggaaacagattctTTAGTCCATCAAGTCCGCACCAATCtttgagcacccatttacattaatccggcacaaatcccatttttattctcttcacattcccgtCGACTCACCCCAGAATCTCTCACTTACCTGCACAtttggggcaattcacagtggcccattaacctccCAACTtgtacatccttgggatgtgggaggaaactcgtgcagtcacagggacaatgtgcaaactccacacaggcagcaccagagatcagactGAACCTGAGTCAATGGACTGTGATgtggcagctctactagctgcagtgTGCCACCCACTGTTGACTGCACCTCCATCACCACCAGTGATTAAGAAAACTGATTGGTGGGAATTGGCTAAATTGAATTCTTGCtgttttttgtggacaggacccAGTGAAGTAATGTCCTGCTTTGTTAGGGAGATGCCAGTATTATAGTTGCATTGGAATAGCTTGTTTAAAGATACAGCTAGTTTTGGAACATAACTCCTGAACATTACAGCCAGAATATCAGCACTACACATAGTCTTCCTCAAATACAGCACACTCAGTGGTTTCTTGATTTCCTATATCTGAAGAGCAATCAGAGCTGCAAATGCTAAGAGAACTTCCTGCTGTTTTATAAGTGCAAAATCCTTAATATTCACCTAACATGACAGATAGgatcttggtttaatgtttccTCCAAAAGATTGCCTCATTCTGATTTCTTCAGAATTGTGCTGATGTTTTAGCACAGACGATATATGCTTATTTTTCTGAACCCAAGTCTTTGATTTATCAGCAAGAATACTATTACAGAGCTGTCTCGAGTTTAGTAGGCAGCTTCTGGCTATGATTTGCAACAAACCAAATGTTTGCCACCATTCTCTAAACATTAATAATGGAAGTCCTAATCagtaataagtttttttttataatattCAAGATAAATAAATGATTACAAGATTTATCAGATAATAAGTGAAAAGGGAGAAAAACTTTGAATTAATGATATTCATAATCTATGAACTGTTCAGATATATTCaaataatatatatttttattactaatgtgtatttcttttttttgcattttgtctGCAGGATAAATGTTCCCAGAGGTGCTATAACATGTTTATAATAGAAACCATCTGTGTAGCCTGGTTCTCCTTGGAGTTTGTGTTACGTTTTATCCAGGCACGAAGCAAGTGGCAGTTTCTGAGAGGACCTTTGAATATTATTGACATATTGGCAATTCTACCATATTATGTTTCGCTTTTGGTTGACAAAGGACCTGGCGACAGTTATAGATCTTCAGGAAGCAACATCTATTTGGAAAAATTGGGGCTAGTGCTCCGAATATTGCGGGCCTTGAGAATTCTGTACGTCATGCGCCTTGCCAGGCACTCCCTGGGGCTTCAGACGTTGGGTCTTACTGTGCAGCGCAGCATTCGTGAGTTTGGACTCCTGCTTCTTTTCCTCTGCGTGTCTGTCACTTTATTTGCACCGCTTGTATACCTTGCAGAAAATAAGACGGAGAAAGGAGGAGACTTCAGCAGTATTCCTGCTTCCTATTGGTGGGCTATCATTTCTATGACAACAGTTGGATATGGCGACATGGTGCCTCAGAGTATTCCTGGTCAGGTGGTGGCTCTGAGTAGCATCCTCAGTGGGATCCTAATAATGGCATTTCCAGCAACATCTATTTTCCACGCATTTTCCCGTGCATATCTGGAGCTAAAGCAAGAGCAAGAGAGGGCCCAGGCCCGGCTGAAGTGCATCGAAAAGGCAGCAAAGCACTCAGAGAATGAAGGCTTAAATGGCACAAACAATTTTGTTTCTGTAGACCCACAATGTTCCAATGAATTTATTGGTAAAGAGAAAAAATCTTTTAATTACTTGTAATTCAATGGATTGAATCATTATTGCTTCTTACTTGTGCTGAATTACAAGGAATGTACAGCACAACAACAGGCTATTTGCCCAAGTAACCTGTGGTGGTGCTTATGCTCCACACAAATCTTCTCCCATTCCATCTACCTCATCACAGACTTTCAGGAtatcttccttttctcttttctctcctgtaCTTATCTAGTTCCTTTCCGAATGCATCCGAGCTCTCTAATACGCTTTTTGATAGTGATTTCCATATGCCACCATCTTCTTAAGTAAAAACATTGTCCCTTATTTTCCAATTGGAATTATTAGTTACCATCTTGTACTTATGGCCCCTGGTTTTGGATTCTTTCATGGAAAACACTGGGGGCAAGCTTAATCCTCAACCTTGTGTCAGTTTTAGTGGGTTGAGAACTCAAAATGTTAAAAAACTGAAACTGGAATCCAATTTGCTTAAAAACTGCTCCCTTCCTGTTAAATAGAATGGCAGAAGAGGTAGGCAACTAATCCTTACCCTGGAAGAAGGTCATGTGATAAACCTTTTAAGGAAACACAGTGCttccatttgttttaaaaaatgatgtaCATTTAATTCATGTTGGGCAGAATTTCTGGGCCTTGAGAAATCCAGCAGATAAGAGAAGAGCCAATCCAACAGGAGAAAGGCTTTACAGCACACGCCTAATGGATCTGGAGAAGGACCAAATGTGTCCAACAAGGTTAATCTGTGAATCACTGCAATATTTCCAACAATCATATGCTATTTGCTTGAATTCTATCTTGAGAACTATCTGTACCCTACCCGTGTACTGCCCCACCCCTCAACAACAAGCTCCTCAAAATCAACAGGTCTGCTATCAAAAGTAATTTCTCCTGTGGCCTTCTTCAACCCTCTGAAATCCCTCTCAAGAAATGAACAGTGATCTCTCCTGCTTACCATTCTCTGCAGCCCCCACCAGCCCACAACCACCAGCTCCATCCTTAACTGTCATCTTCTGCCAAACATTATCTCCAGCCCAAGGGACAATCTCTCTCATCCTAACCACCTAACTCCCCTCCGTGGGATCTCTTCCACATCTGCTAAATGGTCTTGGCAGCATCACTCCCTTCCTCAATGCCTGCTCCTCCATCCAATGAGTAGCTAGTTTATCAATCCGGCAGGTTGCCAGCCAGAAAATCTGGACAAATAACTTGAAAGGCATCCTTCATAACACCTTGTGGCTGAAATCCCTCTGATGTCACCCCTCAGGAAGTGCAGCCCTATAAATATCAAGGCCATTTCCTCCTCATCTAACCTTCTAACTTTAACCCATACCGCATCTCCACTCTGTTAGGTCTCTCTTATGTCTTTGATTTCTAAAGAAAAACTTCCGAACCTGTTCATTCTTTCATGATAGTTGTAATCACTTAGTTTGGtatatccttgtaaaccttttctccAATGCCTCTCTGTCCTTCCAATGGAATGGAGACCAAAAAATGAGCAGATTTAAGTGTGcccagaatcttacatgtttaaCATCTCTACGGCTTTTGAATTCTATAAGAAATAAGTGCCATTGCAAGGTTAACATTTCTTAATTGCTTGGCTGACCTGCAATACTGCCTTAATGATTTGCTCCCTGAGATTGCTGGATCATTTTGTTCTTCTTTCTGATTTGGTATTCTGTTTTCTGAGGGGTAGGCCACATTTCTGTTTGTACCACCAAGACacaccacctcatatttatcGGTTAAGGTCCATTTGCCACTGTGCAGTCTGTGGGTCTTCTAATGTCTCCTTGTATTATATTGCATTTTGCAGTGCCCCATAATTGGCTTGCTTGTTTTTGGCTTttagtgaaatatttttttcttgaattGCAGATGACCCTTTTGAAGATTTCCtgctgctttctgtctccttgaCTTTCAAGGATTTGTCTGTTTACTTTCTTTAATCCCATCCACATTTCCTCATAGCTTGCTCTTTTCAGTCTATCCTGAGATTGTGTCTTATTTACGTCAATCCGAATCTTGAATCTTATGCTGTTGTTATCACTACCACTGAGATGCTTGCCTATTCTAACTTCTGCTATCTGTTCTGCTTCATTAACCATTATAATATCTCATACTGATTCCCTTCTAGTTGGACTTTTATATTTTGTGAGAAAGGCTTCGAGTACATAGGGCTACCTAAAAATCAGATGGCACTGAAATATGTGCATTAAAAAGTCGGTTCTTGATGAgtcaatgaatattttgtttgcagGACAGCAATAGGAAATTTAAAATCCATGGAATTGTGACTTTGAACAGGCCTTGCAAAATCAAGGGCTTTTTCTTCTTGTGCTCCATCACTAGGGAGTGTTCAAAGGTGAACGGGTTTGTCTGGGGTCAGCAATTTGTGGAGCAGAGAGAATGGTTGTCAGGGATAGTGGACGTGTGGTGGGGAATAGGTCAGTAGTCAGGGGTgggtgccaggggatggggattGTTGATAAGTGATAGGTGATGTCATATTTGGTTCAGGTTAGCAGATCaaagggtgggaagttcatgTGGGGGCAGCATGCGGGGAGGAGGGACCGCCACCGGGGTTTGTAGTTGAGATGGTGGCTGTTGTGACGTCCCTGAACAGTAGGTTCTCAGCACCAACCCCTCAAAGTAATGCTAATACAGCTCTTAaggaccaaaaaacaaactgctggaggatcaagcagcatccatggaggtaaagggacagtcaacgtttcaggtggagaccccgcagcaggactgagagcgtagaagagagatagccagtgtaaagaggtgaaagggagaggtgaggcaggggctggcaggtgataggtggaaccaggtgaggagagagatgatggacagatggagccagcggggtgagggtgaggggtggagtcaTGAGACAATGACTGGTGGGtgatagagacagataaggaaagaAGAAAGGAAAGGGGGCTGATGGAGCCAGATGAGGGGAGAGGCTAGAGACAGAGGCTTGAACGTGATGTGGAAACAAGAGggtgtagatgctagaatctgatcCCTAAAGGACTGTTCTGTTAAAGTGCATGCATGAATGAAATTCTGCCATTGGTACCTAGGAGTGTGTTGAACACGTTGAAGCCATTGCACTTGCCAGGGTTCCTCTGTGCATAGATCAGATGAATGGAGGACCTAGAATGAAACTGCAGAGCCCTTGCAATTTGCAGTTACACTCCCACTTCCATTTTCATTCTACTTTTCATTGATATTGGGTGAAATGGTGCAAAAAACATAGTATTATGTAATTTGTTTTTACACAGCCATAAAATGCCTCCTAGGCTGTCAACTCCACAAGTTCTGTTCACTTCTATCCTTGTCTTCTCTCCTTGCTTTCACTGTTTGGCTTCCGCTGCCTCTAATAGTAGATGTGCTTTAATTCCAACTACAATTTAGTTGCTGGATTAAATTGGCCCTGCCCACAAACTGACCATGCCTGCCTACAGTTTCCTTGGTGAGTGCTGGAACTTTCACAAATGTGGTAAACAAATTTCTGGACATTGACACTATATTTCTGTACTGGACTTCATCAAAAGACTCAAATACTGTCCATCTCTTCTGATGATCTTTGaacttccttcccccaccacttCTAGGCCCATGATTGTTTATTCAGCTTTAGATGCAATATAGAATCCGGCTAGAATTTCTCACTTCTGCAGTACATTTCTCTGTTGTATGTGTGCTCCAACTTCACCACAGAATTTCTTCTGCCCTGCAGTGATAATGCAGATTTCCTTCAATCCGACAGTACATCCATCagttctccacccttccctcagcTGCTTGGCTTCACTTACTCACCAAGCTTGGACAACACGGTCAATTTCCTTGATCAGTACCAACTGACCACTGACTTTAAATCTGGATTCCATTCCAATTACTTCCTTTCTATTCCCTGTTCATATAATTCATTAAGTTGTCTACTCATGTATCCATTTTGACTGCTGATCTATACCGAGCATCACTGTTACTTgcattcctttttaaaattatctttacCCCTCTCTGATTCCTCTCTTCTGTTATCATATGCTTGCTGTTATCACCCAATCCAAAACCGAATCCCAATCCCAGGTCACTCTTACCCTTCCTACTTTTCTGCCACAGTTCCAGGATTGATAGTATAAATGTATAATTTtgctctgtgacccccccccacctcacgtGCTTCAAAAGGAACTCATTGCCTCCATTTTATGTGGAGTAATCGTAATTGCCCCATCCTATTCTTTTGCCAACCTTCCTGCCCAGAATTCCAAGGGGCTAATCTTCCTAATCTCCATCCCAGCCAAATTGCCCCCCTATGCTGATCCAGAGGACTTGTCAGTGGATCAACCATCACCATCCATGTCCATACTTCCATTGGAATCTCCATTCTTTGGCGAATAAGGTCCTTCCTATCCAAGAGCTTATTATGAATCGCAGCCACATTATTTCCTTAATGAAAACCTGACAGAGGAGTGATAACACCTGTCCTCCCAAATAAGACCCAAATGGGTTTATCTTATGCCACTTACTCTGCCCGGACCATGATGGTAGCTGTATGGTTTCTATCACCAAACCACATCCTCACCTTCTCCTTTGATGCCCTTGTTACCAGTAAGATCATTATCTTGTCTCTCCCCGACCAATCTACCTGATAATCCTCACATTTGTTTTTTTAGAGACCACGGGAGAAGGGAGTGCTGTCCTGTTAGAGGCAGCACATTGTCTTTCAGATTAATCATAAAATCAAACTTCtgtccacaatctctgctggatataaaagatcccatgacattgTTTGGGAAAGTTATCTCTGGTGACATGGACAATATTTATTCATGATTCAACATTACTAAAgcaaattatctggttattatcatatCACAGTTAGTGGGAATTTAGTTTTACAAAATTGGCTGGAATATTTCCTATAATACAGCAGTGCTACGCCCAAAATCACATCCATAAATTGCTTCAGAACATCCCAAGAAACATATAGTAGCATTTTATAAATCTTTTACAAAATTCTTTTCTAAATGGAATGGAATAGGAAAACAGGACTTCTTATGTGACTTATTTAGTTGTATCACCATTGAAAAGGTACACTTATCCTTCAGCTTTACTGTtgcttaaaattaaaaatgaattcagAATGTAAGTGGAGAAATTCCTTTAACTATGCAGCACGGTGCTGAACACAGATGGAACTGAGAACTAAAGGTGACCTTGGAGTCCCAGTGTAAAACAACTCCTGTTGCAGTATAACTGTATTCTGAAGCAATCCATCTGAATGATACACTAAAAGCTGTAACTCTATCTGCAATTACAAAGGGGTTGAGTACTTGAACTGGACCTTCCTCATAAAGAACCAATTTCTTTGATGGTTTCACTTCTTTTTCCAGATTATTTTCTTACTAATGTTCTCAGTACTGTACTGTTATTAGATGCTTTGTTTTTTATTTAGTATGCTCATTACCCTTCTTTGAAAAAGAGTATTGATAAAACAGTCTTTACAAAACAGTTCTGCAGCAGCACCAGTGTAATTGCTCCAAATTAAAACTTAGTTCTCCCCTTTCCTATATTTAGTGACAGTGAATCAAGGCCAATTAACTTGCCGGCTCAACAACTGCCTTCAGAATTACTTTCCATCAAACCAGATGATAATTTACAATTTACACAACGTTGCTTAATCAAGGTATCTCCAAGAGTTTGTAGTTATTCTTTATTAAATTAAGAGTTGATCTGAGTCATTAATTTTCATCTGTCGTGTAATAGGAAGCAATTAGCACTCTTTGCTCACTGGCGATGCACTGTGGCTCAATACTTCTCACACAGAACAAGATCAACAGAACTATCCCATTCACAGGCAGGAAAAAAACTGCTTATTTTTGATACTTAAGTAACGTAAACTCATGCCAGAAGTTGTGTGAATACACCATTCCAGACCACAAAGGAGCATGTTTTCTGCATCGCTAAAAGAGCCAACAATTAATGTCTTTTGGAATGCATTGGCATGGTAAAACTGAAAATTTCAGCATTGTTACTTCCTAAGAACGAGAATAATTGTGGAGAGTATTGCACAACTAGAAGCAGCATTATTGTAGTAGATCCTCTGTGGTATCATGGCTTGTATTAATCACAGCCCTACAGTGGAGTCAGTCATTCATTGCTAGCTCACCGAATCTGCCTGGCACTGGAAAGAAATCATTGATGTAATGCTAACAGTGCTATTATGTGCTGCAGGGATATAAAGTGTTTAAAAACAGAGGAGTTGCTATTACTATTGAATAACGAAAGGACATTTGTTGTATTTACTTCTAGAACCTTGCCTCAGCAAGATCAATACCTTTAATGCAttcagagaaaatttaaaggCACCAATCTCCTGCTCCTCCCACTTAACCTTGCCCCTGCCACCCCCACACCTGCCTTTCTACAACCTCCCAAACCCTCCTGAGGGTCCTTATAACCTCTGGCTGGCATTTCTGGTCTCTTTGGTAGGGGTTTCTGCAGATGTGCTCTCAATCTGTCAGAGATTCTTCTCGTCCATCCCCTTGAAGCAATGACCTTAGCTGAGGTCAATGGCAGAGCTACCAGCTGCTGAGAGTGGGCCCTGAGGGATATCCATGCTCTGATGTATAATCCAAGTGGTTGCACATATCAAGCACAATAATTTTGCCCTGAGCAATTTTAATGAGCACTAAATTTGCTTCTGTTGATTGATAAAAAAAAGCAGCTACTGGCAGGACCAGCAGACAGAAATAATGGATCTGTTGGCTACCCAGAGTACTGGTTGTATCCTGGAACATACAGcacattttaaaatcacagcAGATGCAAGCGGGATTGgaaaagagaaat comes from Pristis pectinata isolate sPriPec2 chromosome 13, sPriPec2.1.pri, whole genome shotgun sequence and encodes:
- the kcng4a gene encoding potassium voltage-gated channel subfamily G member 4a, which translates into the protein MPIISRSSENDYSNLSDSSCSTLNQIAPLIHAETSPVKGAFYRRSGWIRRANQQSQTNQKQHIILNVGGTKYLVPWLTLDEFPLTRLGKLKFCRNYEEIVQICDDYDESSNEYFFDRNPCAFRMIITFISAGKLRLLREMCALSFQEELVYWGIEEANLEACCRRKLIQRVREVAKIRRGEETEVEKEEVDALVASGKLGYYMGKLRDMVENPQSGLPGKVFACLSILFVTITVVSLCIGTMPDLRSEEDRDKCSQRCYNMFIIETICVAWFSLEFVLRFIQARSKWQFLRGPLNIIDILAILPYYVSLLVDKGPGDSYRSSGSNIYLEKLGLVLRILRALRILYVMRLARHSLGLQTLGLTVQRSIREFGLLLLFLCVSVTLFAPLVYLAENKTEKGGDFSSIPASYWWAIISMTTVGYGDMVPQSIPGQVVALSSILSGILIMAFPATSIFHAFSRAYLELKQEQERAQARLKCIEKAAKHSENEGLNGTNNFVSVDPQCSNEFIGKEKKSFNYL